In bacterium, the genomic window TTTTTCAGACAAATGGTTTGTTTTTTCATGTTTTATCAAATCCACAATTTTTGTCCTCGTTTATTGTCCAAGGCTTAGCCTGTAACTGAGCTGCCAGGGAAGTCCGGCATCTTTCATTTTTTCCTGAACAGATTCAACAGGGTAAGAGAGCCGCTTTAAAGAAAAAGTTTCTGTTTCAGTGTCAAGGATACCGTATGCTGCTCTCGGGTCACTATCCCTCGGCTGTCCTACACTCCCCACATTTATAATGTATTTTTTATTTTGATTAATTGCAATAGTTTCAGGGTCGTTTATTTTTATTATTCCTTTTTCATCATTTACAAATACTCCGGGCCTGTGAGAATGGCCTACAAAGCAGATCCTGGTGTCAAATGATATAAATGCATCTTCTGCATCAGGAGTAATGACAATATAGTTCCATTTTTTCCCCTGATCGGGGCTGCCGTGAACAGCTGTTATCCCATGCTCCTGAATTTCAACTCTTTCCTTAAGAGATGCCAGAATTTTAATTGAACTGTCAGAGAGATTTTTTTTTGTCCACTCCAGAGCTTCAACTGCAAGAGAGTTAAAGCCCGAATAATCCAGTTCTCCTGTAATGGCGGCATCGTGGTTGCCGAGTATGATATCGGAACAGGCCTCATACACTTTTTTTGTACACAGGTCAGGTTCCGGCCCGTATCCCACAAGATCACCAAGGCAGATTGTAGTGTCTGCCATTTCGTACTCTAAAGCTTTTAACACAACTTCAAGAGCGTCAAAATTGCCATGTATGTCAGAAATTATTCCTATTCTCATAGTACCTTCTTTAAAAAATAGATTTCAGTACTGGTAATTGCAAAAACCAAGCCAGTTGATTATTGATGATTCAAATGAAAAGCTGTAAAAAAATATATTACTATAATTCAAGTATAAACAATACGTTGGGTTGTAATTTATTAAAGAGGTTTATATGTAAGAGAATTAAATATTTCATTTTGAATAGATTTATGTTGTTTTTGAAAGG contains:
- a CDS encoding metallophosphoesterase family protein, producing MRIGIISDIHGNFDALEVVLKALEYEMADTTICLGDLVGYGPEPDLCTKKVYEACSDIILGNHDAAITGELDYSGFNSLAVEALEWTKKNLSDSSIKILASLKERVEIQEHGITAVHGSPDQGKKWNYIVITPDAEDAFISFDTRICFVGHSHRPGVFVNDEKGIIKINDPETIAINQNKKYIINVGSVGQPRDSDPRAAYGILDTETETFSLKRLSYPVESVQEKMKDAGLPWQLSYRLSLGQ